Genomic window (Pyrus communis chromosome 13, drPyrComm1.1, whole genome shotgun sequence):
CTTCAAAATCATGCAGCCAAATTTGTTTATCACATTTGGGagagatttttttgttaatatgaAGTACTCCTTTAACTTACCCACTTAGCCTCTGTCTTCTGTGTTTTGTATGCCTGTACTACATTTTGTTTCCTAGCATTACTAACTACTGAGAAGCATAGTACTATCTGTATATTCGACATCAAACTTTCTCACAGTTTTTTGGTCCTTTATTTTTATCTTCAGAGACTGCATTGAAGCTTCAAACTATGATTGGTGATATTGAAGATGCTGTATCTTCTACCATGAAGAAAAACTCGTGGAAACATTCAGCAAGACAGAATTCAGAAGTAAGTACACTTTGTTTGCAAAAACAAAGTAATTTAGTAATTACAATTTCTTATATCCTATTTATTTTGCAAAGTCCTCATTTTTTCTCTGGCAGGAAATGCGTCTGGGTGCTATTAAAACTCTTAAGTTGATAGAAGATGTTTTAACTGCTGTTACAAAGACACACCCTCAATGGGCACATCTTGTGTCAGCAGTTGATCACAGAGTAGATCGAGCTCTGGCTGTTTTAAGACCTCATGCTATAGCAGATCACTGGGCCCTGCTTACTTCCCTTGGATGGCCACCACCTCTTGCCACTTTGACTTCCTCAACTCCAGATACAGGGAGATCAACTGAAGTTCTGAATCCTCTTTTCACGATGCAAGGAGACCTCAAAGACCAGTACTGTGAAAACTTTTTAGCCTTGTGCGGCCTCCAGGAGTTGCAGAGACGAAGAAAATCGCGTCAACTAGAGGGCTATAATCGTGAACTTGCTCTTCACCAACCACTTTGGGTGATTGAAGAGCTTGTAAATCCTATATCATTAGCATCGCAACGCCATTTCAAAAAATGGGTTGACAAGCCAGAATTCATATTTGCTCTAGTCTACAAGACCACCAGGGATTATGTTGACTCTATGGATGAATTATTGCAACCACTGGTTGATGAAGCAATGTTAACAGGGTACAGTTGCAGAGAAGAATGGATTTCAGCAATGGTATCATCCTTATCAGCTTACTTAGCAAAAGAGATATTCCCCAAATATGCTGGACAACCAGATGAAGATAGCATAACAGGTACTCAGTCACAGGCTAGAATATCCTGGCTGCATCTTATTGACTTGATGATATCTTTTGATAAACGAATCAAGTCTCTGATAGAAAATTCTGGAATCTTGCTTTCACTTCAGGATGATGGGAACTTCTTAAAGGTTTCTTCTCTATCCATTTTCAGTGATCGACCAGATTGGCTTGATTTATGGGCAGAGATAGAATTAAAGGATATACTAGAGAAGTTGAAACGTGATACTGGTGATGAGAGAAACTGGACCATGAAAGTCCAAGGAGCGGCTCTTTTATCTGATACTGAAGATCACAAAGCTCCTGCAATTTGTAGTGCCTATCTTCGGTGTTTATCATCTGTGGTTGATCGTTGTCGTTCATTGCCTAGCATCTCTATGAGGTCTAGGTTTCTGAGATTAGCCGGGGTACCTATTATACAAAATTTTTTGGAGTGCTTACTTATCAGATGCCAAGAAGCTGAAGGTCTGACTGCCTTGACCGATGATGATGGCCTAGTTAAAGTTGCAAACTCCATTAATGCCGCTCGCTACTTTGAATCGGTTTTAAGGGAATGGTGTGAGGACGTCTTCTTCCTTGAGATATGGTCAGGTCAAAATGATCAACCGGGAGAATCCACTGATGATCAAAGTGATAATGTCGAGACAGAGGAAGGTCTTGAAAGTGGTATTTTTCATGAGGAGATTGTAAAGTTGGAGAAGTTTAGAATAGAGTGGGCTGAAAAGTTGTCTGTTGTTATATTGAGGGGATTTGTTGCTCAATGTCGAGATTATACGAAGAACAGGAGGCAGTGGCAAGAAAAGAGTGAGGACGGTTGGACAGTGTCCAGATTTTTAGTTGGTGCTCTAGATTATTTGCAATGTAAGATATCAGTTGTAGAAGCTGATTTGA
Coding sequences:
- the LOC137713106 gene encoding RINT1-like protein MAG2, which encodes MDSAVQTFPPASDLPPSVISFIDDKFRTNENLSGAPTLLSELQAQCGDLDRTLIDLNRILGSSLLTYASFSDRVHGLLGGINAQLTGLGSSTSSRTSDGEGKERAEQILGEELPALAKEVARVESVRTYVETALKLQTMIGDIEDAVSSTMKKNSWKHSARQNSEEMRLGAIKTLKLIEDVLTAVTKTHPQWAHLVSAVDHRVDRALAVLRPHAIADHWALLTSLGWPPPLATLTSSTPDTGRSTEVLNPLFTMQGDLKDQYCENFLALCGLQELQRRRKSRQLEGYNRELALHQPLWVIEELVNPISLASQRHFKKWVDKPEFIFALVYKTTRDYVDSMDELLQPLVDEAMLTGYSCREEWISAMVSSLSAYLAKEIFPKYAGQPDEDSITGTQSQARISWLHLIDLMISFDKRIKSLIENSGILLSLQDDGNFLKVSSLSIFSDRPDWLDLWAEIELKDILEKLKRDTGDERNWTMKVQGAALLSDTEDHKAPAICSAYLRCLSSVVDRCRSLPSISMRSRFLRLAGVPIIQNFLECLLIRCQEAEGLTALTDDDGLVKVANSINAARYFESVLREWCEDVFFLEIWSGQNDQPGESTDDQSDNVETEEGLESGIFHEEIVKLEKFRIEWAEKLSVVILRGFVAQCRDYTKNRRQWQEKSEDGWTVSRFLVGALDYLQCKISVVEADLNGIDFVGVWRSLAAGIDRLFFSSILMSNVKFYDSGVERFGSDLEVLFGAFRAWCLRPEGFFPKVSEGLKLLKMEEEKLQSSLARGEKWMKENEVRHLSETEVEKIVKSRVFTS